One Anopheles stephensi strain Indian unplaced genomic scaffold, UCI_ANSTEP_V1.0 ucontig113, whole genome shotgun sequence genomic window, ATTGCTCTTCCGGTTGATTTAGCCATGGTGGGCCCTGCCACCATAACGGATTGTTGAGGAGCTCCTTACTCAGGCAGCCGCGTGATGCAAGGTCCGCTGGGTTGTCTATTCCAGCAATGTGTCGCCAAGCACAACCAGTTGTAAGCTGTTGCACTTGCGAGACACGATTggcgacgaacggcttccagcagCTTGGTGATCCTCGTAGCCAATGCACCACGGTGGTTGAATCCGTCCAAAATGTAGCTGGAGCTTGCAACTCGACAGCTGACTTCACACGATTGTAAAGCCAGCTGGCTAATTGTGCTGCGCACAATTCCAGTCGGGCGATGGAGTGCTTGCTGCTTATTGGTGTCACTTTCGTCTTCGAGGCGAACAGTTGAATCGTGACGACTCCCTGTTCGTTGCAGCTCCTGATGTAACAGCATGCTCCATATCCCTTTTCTGACGCGtcgcaaaagaaatggaattGGCTAGAGATGCTGTCAGGTCCAATTGCTACACGAGGAATGTGTAGCTCCTGTAGATGGATCAATTGGTTGTGGAAGTTGATCCATTGTCCTTGAAGGTGATGCGGTAGTTCGTCGTCCCATCCCCAGGGATGTTGCTGGTCCGTCTGAAGAGTCCAGATACGTTGGAGGAATTGCTTCGCCATGGCTTTCACTGGGTCAACAATTCCCAAAGGATCGTAGATCCTGGCGATGCAAGAAAGGACCTTCCGCTTCGTTATTGGCCCAATAACGTAGGGCGCGTTGATTTTGAAACTCATGTTGTCGGAAGATGAGTCCCAAACTAAACCAAGAGTTGCCAGAACTCCTTCGGCTCCCGATTCAGCAGATGGAGTGGCTGCTAACTGCTGTTGGTCCACATGCTGTAGCACGGATGGCTTGTTGGAAGCCCATTTTCGTAGCTCGAACCCCGTCTTCGCGTACAATTCTGCCGTTTGTACTTGTAGGGATTCAGCCTCTGCCGGCGAATCACTTCCAGACACGAAATCATCCACGTAGAAGTCACAGGATCGCGCAGCTGCAGCGGATATTCCTTCCCATGATCTTCTACCGTTTGTTGTAATGATCGTACTGCCAGGAACGGTGCAGATGCTGTCCCATACGTCACGGTGTTGAGCTCATACTCCTCGATGGGCTCGTTTGGTGAATTCCGCCACAGGATGCGTTGCAGGGATCGATCGGTGGGATGTACCAAAACCTGCCGGTACATTTTAGCCACGTCTGCTGTGAGGGCAACAGCCCTTGTACGGAACCGCAGCAAAATGGAGGTAGCATCCTGTTGAATGGTCGGCCCGACCATTAACGTATCATTCAATGATACTCCCGTTGATGATTTGCTCGATGCGTCAAAGACGACACGGCACTTGGTAGTGGTGCTGTCGGCTTTGAAGACCGGATGAAGGTAGATAGAACGTCTCAGCGTCCATCGATGTGCTGCCACCTTGCTCATATGACCTAAGCGAAGGTACTCgttcatgaaatcaacatAGGCTTGTTGAGTTTCCGGTTCTCTTTGAAGTCGTCGTTCTATTGCTAAGAACCTTCTTAGTGCGCTGGTCTTTGAGTCCCCAAGTTTGCCGATCATTTCGGCTTTCCGGGGAAGTCGAACCACGTATCGACCGTTGATGTCTGTGGTAGTTGTCGCTGTATAATGCTCCTCACACGCACGTTCTTCGTTGCTCCAGCTTGGTGTGCCGCTCACCTCTTCTAGTTCGAAGAATCTCTTCATCAAAGAGTCAAGCTCGTTGGTGTGCGTGACGACTGCACACATTGAAGATGACAATGGTTCCTCGATGATGGTGTTTtccgctgacaacccaaccaAATTCGGTTTCTTGGAGCGTTGGCATGTTGTCACCCAACGATAGCCGTCCGGTCCTCAGGATCTCGTAGAAGAGTGATGCTCCCAGTATCAGGTCGATAGGCGCTGGGTTGTTGAACGACGGGTCAGCCAGAACACATGCTTCAGGAATACTCCAGTGGCTGATGTTGATGTACTGTCGTGGCATTTCCACCGTCAGTTTGGGAAGCACTAACATTTCCACCGTTGCATTGTAACTGGAGCATCGGGAATGAATGGTAGTAGTCACGGTGTGTCGCACGTTCGATCCTGCGCTGCCACCAATCCCTGACAAGGGAATGTTTACCAATTTGCGTGGTAAACATAGGAATTGGGCTAGCCTGCCAGTGATGAAGCTGGATTGTGCTCCGCTGTCCAGAAGAACACGTGCCGGATGGGTGACTCCTGCGCTGTCGGTGATGTTGAGCATTGCCGTCGAAAGCAACACAGTGGATGACACAACTGTGGTTAATGTTGTCGTAGCGGTTGTAGATTGTCTTCCAGTAACAGGTGATGGACCAGGTGTTACACGTGAGTTCTCCACATGAATCAACGTGTGATGCCTGCCCTTGCAGTGACGACACGACCATGGTGAGGGACATTTAGAAACTGCATGTCCGGtaccaaaacagttgaagcagcGGTTCAATGTTTTCAGCTTCTCGATCTTATCCGTAGTCGTCAGTATTAAAAACGTGGGGCACTTGTGTAATGGATGTTGCTGCTTACACAAAGCGCAACAGAGCTGCGGAGGGTTCGGAGTCGATGACACAAATGCCTTGGTGCTCGCTGGTTTTCCCGACGGTTGTCGTTGTTGAGGCTCCTTCGTTGCACAGCTTTCCAACACTTCCGTCTGCCGAGTGATGAACTCAAGAGTTTTGTACAGCTCAGGAAACTCTCCATGCTTTAACGAGCGTTCCCACAACTTCCGAGTTTCCGCATCTAGGCACGATGACAGAATGTGGGTGATGATGAGGTTGCTGGTTCCGTCGATGGGCTTCTCCATGAAGATGAGACCGTCAACATGCGCCTTACAAGTCTCGGCAAGGTGACGAAGATCCTTTGCAGACTCTCGGGGTAGCGCCTTGAGGTGTAACAACCCGGCGATGTGTTTGTCGACGATCAACCGGGGGTTCTCGAACCGCTGGACTAAGATCTCCCATACACTCTcgaagttgttgctgttcatcATTGAGGCGTTGATTATGCGGCAGCCTTTCCTGTCAACGCCTTGTTCAAATGATGAAGTTTCACAGCATCAGACTCATTGGCTCGGCTCATGATGTCCTGGAACATAGCCTTGAACTTTGGCCACTGTTCGTAGCTACCGTCGAACGCAGGCATCGGGATGTGGAGACGGTGTTGCGGCATTACGAGTTGTGCTGCCACCGGCGGAGGCTTGACGTCCATGCTCTGAAGAGATGCCGCTTTCACCAAATATTCGGCCTGGAACACTTCGTCCTCAGCGATGTCCTTGTCCAAATCATACGGTAGCTGCTCGATGAGTTGATTCAGCAGTGTATGTTGTTCAGCCTTCAGCTCTTCCAGCATTTTGGATTGCACTTGTGCAAGTGTTGGATCGGTCTGCATGTTGATCAGCCTTTTATGCACGACCTTCAACTTGATGCGCAACACTTGCACTTGCATGGACACTTCTGGTTGCTGCATTACTGCAGTTTCTGCTCCCGATAACTCCACGGTGTCCATGTCCTTTGTCGACGCACGTGTCACTGGCATGACGTTTCACTGCACTAGCACTGATGACGAAAATACACACGATGCACAAACACCGATGACGAATTCGGAAACTGCTTGCAGTGCGGCTCCACCTGGTGGGCTGACGGTTGTAACCCCTCGCTGGATGAGCGCCGCTGTGGAACTAAATTCGTCAGATAGTTCATTCGATGACAATGGTGGTGCTGGATGAATGATGCGAcagctggagggttggcgATGTAActtccctcgctctctgcgCACCGATGTGGACCCAATCTGTCCGATTGGTCCGTCGTTGAAGATGGTGacgcctggagggttggcgtttgTAGCTCCCTCGCTGGAACGAGCACCGTTGTGGAACTGATCCCTCGGATCGTTCCCTCGATGAAGATGGTGacgcctggagggttggcgtgTGTAGCTTCCCTCGCTCGACGAGCACCGATCTGTCGCAACAATTGCAGTTGGTGCTGGATGAGATGGCGGcagctggagggttggcgttggagcttccctcgctctctgcgCACCGCTGTAGAGCGAATCCGTTCCGATTGCTCtctcgatgacgatggtgacgcCTGGAGGTTGGCGTTTGTAGCTCCCTCGCTGGACGAAGCACCGATCTGCTCACAAGATGGCGCAAATGGAGGACTGGCGTTGGAGCTTTCCTCGCTCGCTGCTCACCGATGTGGACCCAATCCGTCCGATTGGTTCGTGTAGACCGGCTGCTCACTGCACACTGAACACCGCGTTTACTGTGATCAAGCTCGATCGCGGACTGAGACGCGGCGATTCGCGAACTGGCACTCGCGTTGATCCGGTTCGAGGACCAAAATGTagggtacggcctactccgggagggggaaggaaaagatAGACAGTACAggctttggtggtggtggaccggtaccgggagagaatcagcagcgaccgttggacactgccgaacagatcca contains:
- the LOC118515247 gene encoding uncharacterized protein LOC118515247; amino-acid sequence: MNSNNFESVWEILVQRFENPRLIVDKHIAGLLHLKALPRESAKDLRHLAETCKAHVDGLIFMEKPIDGTSNLIITHILSSCLDAETRKLWERSLKHGEFPELYKTLEFITRQTEVLESCATKEPQQRQPSGKPASTKAFVSSTPNPPQLCCALCKQQHPLHKCPTFLILTTTDKIEKLKTLNRCFNCFGTGHAVSKCPSPWSCRHCKGRHHTLIHVENSRVTPGPSPVTGRQSTTATTTLTTVVSSTVLLSTAMLNITDSAGVTHPARVLLDSGAQSSFITGRLAQFLCLPRKLVNIPLSGIGGSAGSNVRHTVTTTIHSRCSSYNATVEMLVLPKLTVEMPRQYINISHWSIPEACVLADPSFNNPAPIDLILGASLFYEILRTGRLSLGDNMPTLQETEFVVTHTNELDSLMKRFFELEEVSGTPSWSNEERACEEHYTATTTTDINGRYVVRLPRKAEMIGKLGDSKTSALRRFLAIERRLQREPETQQAYVDFMNEYLRLGHMSKVAAHRWTLRRSIYLHPVFKADSTTTKCRVVFDASSKSSTGVSLNDTLMVGPTIQQDATSILLRFRTRAVALTADVAKMYRQVLVHPTDRSLQRILWRNSPNEPIEEYELNTVTYGTASAPFLAVRSLQQTVEDHGKEYPLQLRDPVTSTWMISCLEVIRRQRLNPYKYKRQNCTRRRGSSYENGLPTSHPCYSMWTNSS